From the genome of Haloarcula limicola, one region includes:
- a CDS encoding CopG family transcriptional regulator: MTTRYTVACDDGQARAVAVLARRYGITEEEVLKQLIDLGLEDVEERIV, from the coding sequence ATGACGACCCGGTACACGGTCGCGTGTGACGACGGCCAGGCCCGGGCAGTGGCGGTGCTGGCCCGCCGCTACGGCATCACCGAGGAGGAGGTTCTGAAACAACTCATCGACCTCGGTCTCGAAGACGTCGAAGAGCGAATCGTGTAA
- a CDS encoding glucose-6-phosphate isomerase, with protein MHVDIGAALGTVAEPGIDEAELEELDERVAEAHERIAAGRGDDEFGYAALNLPERTDADAIREAVSPVSDAEYVLTVGIGGSALGAKTITAALAEDPERHVVLDNVDPEHVERTLSDLPLSETAVNVVSKSGTTAETLANFLVVRDVYEYRDVDWTERTVVTTGESGPLRELADEEDLPTLPVPDGVPGRFSALSSVGLVPPAILGVDIEELLAGGADAADGLGPSLFETPAYAYGAVAYALEERGAAVNAFMPYAERLEVFAEWFAQLWAESLGKEGRGQTPARALGATDQHSQLQLYRAGPRDKVVTVVRPRERADVPVPDAGHESLSYLAGTDLGELLDAEYDATVASLSAADRPAVEIEIDSLDARSLGELLYATEAACVLVGELAGVETFTQPAVEWGKRAARGLLSGEDTEETRTVDERPSYLISDGD; from the coding sequence ATGCACGTGGACATCGGTGCCGCGCTCGGCACCGTGGCCGAGCCTGGCATCGACGAGGCGGAACTGGAAGAACTCGACGAGCGAGTGGCCGAGGCGCACGAGCGCATCGCGGCGGGCCGGGGCGACGACGAGTTCGGCTACGCCGCGCTGAACCTCCCGGAACGGACCGACGCCGACGCGATCCGGGAGGCCGTTTCCCCGGTCTCGGACGCCGAGTACGTCCTCACGGTCGGTATCGGCGGCTCGGCGCTGGGCGCGAAGACGATCACCGCGGCGCTGGCGGAGGACCCCGAGCGACACGTCGTGCTGGACAACGTCGACCCCGAGCACGTCGAGCGGACGCTCTCTGACCTCCCGCTCTCGGAGACGGCGGTCAACGTCGTCTCGAAGTCCGGGACGACGGCGGAGACGCTGGCGAACTTCCTCGTCGTCCGGGACGTCTACGAGTACCGGGACGTGGACTGGACCGAGCGAACCGTCGTGACGACGGGCGAGTCGGGGCCGCTCCGGGAACTCGCCGACGAGGAGGACCTGCCGACGCTGCCGGTCCCCGACGGCGTCCCCGGCCGGTTCTCGGCGCTGTCTTCCGTGGGACTGGTTCCGCCGGCCATCCTCGGCGTGGATATCGAGGAGCTGCTCGCGGGCGGGGCCGACGCCGCCGACGGTCTCGGCCCGTCGCTGTTCGAGACGCCGGCCTACGCCTACGGCGCGGTCGCCTACGCCCTCGAAGAGCGCGGCGCGGCGGTCAACGCCTTCATGCCCTACGCCGAGCGCCTGGAGGTCTTCGCCGAGTGGTTCGCCCAGCTGTGGGCCGAGAGCCTCGGGAAGGAGGGCCGCGGCCAGACCCCGGCCCGCGCGCTCGGCGCGACCGATCAGCACTCCCAACTCCAACTGTATCGCGCCGGTCCCCGAGACAAGGTCGTCACGGTCGTCCGCCCCCGCGAGCGGGCCGACGTGCCGGTCCCCGACGCCGGTCACGAGTCGCTCTCGTATCTCGCCGGGACCGACCTCGGCGAGCTGCTCGACGCCGAGTACGACGCGACGGTCGCCAGCCTCTCGGCGGCCGACCGACCCGCCGTCGAGATCGAGATCGACAGCCTCGACGCCCGCTCGCTGGGCGAACTGCTGTACGCGACGGAGGCCGCCTGCGTCCTCGTCGGCGAGCTCGCTGGCGTCGAGACGTTCACCCAGCCGGCCGTCGAGTGGGGCAAGCGGGCCGCCCGCGGCCTCCTCTCGGGCGAGGACACCGAGGAGACCCGGACCGTCGACGAACGGCCGAGTTACCTGATCTCCGACGGGGACTGA
- a CDS encoding PQQ-binding-like beta-propeller repeat protein has product MNERGHTRRGFLAGAGSAVLGSLAGCQSAFDPLASTVLDEFAATQFRGGLLNQGYTDQSIPGSVEKAWELPTNRGDHTAAKGSPAMAPTGDLVVADDTGRIRAVSTDGEVEWATTITRATRGSHGTAAIANDTAYVGTYDGALSAVDVETGRRRWRTQLGDAIGASPTYYNGVLYVAVEHSAPSGSVAAVDAATGDVHWRDSWPTNHPHSTVALDRERDRLLFGSNDGHVYAWSFPDLERVWTYDTLGDVKAPIAVADGLAVVPSWAGTVTAVNVENGFRKWEFEADADVMCAPAVADGTVYVGSHDDRIYAIDLDSGEEVWRYDTGGWIIGSVVATPEHVLVGSYDTRLYALERETGDVTWSVPNRGHVTSAPLVTEDAIYYTERAVNGEADRPGYLYKLSEDA; this is encoded by the coding sequence GTGAACGAGCGCGGGCACACGCGACGGGGGTTTCTCGCCGGGGCCGGGAGCGCGGTTCTCGGGTCGCTCGCCGGTTGCCAGTCGGCGTTCGACCCGCTCGCCTCGACGGTACTCGACGAGTTCGCGGCGACGCAGTTCCGGGGCGGACTCCTGAATCAGGGATACACCGACCAGTCGATCCCCGGGAGCGTCGAGAAGGCGTGGGAGCTGCCGACCAACCGCGGCGATCACACCGCCGCGAAGGGGAGTCCGGCGATGGCCCCGACCGGCGACCTCGTCGTCGCCGACGACACCGGCCGGATACGGGCCGTCTCGACCGACGGCGAGGTGGAGTGGGCGACGACCATCACGCGGGCCACGCGGGGGAGTCACGGGACGGCGGCCATCGCCAACGACACGGCCTACGTCGGCACCTACGACGGCGCGCTGTCGGCCGTCGACGTCGAGACCGGGCGACGCCGCTGGCGGACGCAACTCGGCGACGCCATCGGCGCGAGTCCGACCTACTACAACGGCGTTCTCTACGTCGCCGTCGAGCACTCGGCTCCGAGCGGCAGCGTCGCGGCGGTCGACGCCGCCACCGGCGACGTCCACTGGCGGGACTCCTGGCCGACGAACCACCCGCACTCGACGGTGGCGCTGGACCGCGAGCGCGACCGCCTGCTGTTCGGGTCCAACGACGGACACGTCTACGCGTGGTCGTTCCCCGACCTCGAACGGGTGTGGACGTACGACACCCTCGGCGACGTGAAAGCGCCCATCGCCGTCGCCGACGGCCTCGCCGTCGTCCCGTCGTGGGCCGGCACGGTCACAGCGGTGAACGTCGAGAACGGTTTCCGCAAATGGGAGTTCGAGGCTGACGCCGACGTGATGTGCGCGCCCGCCGTCGCCGACGGCACCGTCTACGTCGGCAGCCACGACGACCGGATCTACGCCATCGACCTCGACAGCGGCGAAGAGGTGTGGCGCTACGACACCGGCGGCTGGATAATCGGGAGCGTCGTCGCCACGCCCGAACACGTCCTCGTCGGGTCGTACGACACCCGCCTCTACGCGCTGGAGCGGGAGACCGGCGACGTGACGTGGTCGGTGCCGAACCGCGGTCACGTCACCAGCGCGCCGCTCGTGACCGAGGACGCGATCTACTACACGGAGCGAGCGGTGAACGGCGAGGCCGACCGACCGGGGTATCTATACAAGTTGAGCGAGGATGCGTAG
- a CDS encoding MBL fold metallo-hydrolase, with protein sequence MKVTYLESAAVLVETEDVQILCDPWLLDGAYYGSWAHYPAPDFEPEDFDDVDYIYVSHVHPDHFHPPTLERMDRDIPVLIHDYRWDYLRDAVEDLGFEAVELPHDERTHLDGDTHINVLAADGCDPELCGNFFGCTWYDSEADQTGSTQVDSMAVIDDGEQTLVNTNDCPYPMAESSCRKIKRDYGDVDMLCHQYSAAQFYPQAVTNYDHEEKLAERDRVIQEKHELALNFIDLFEPTYYMPFAGEYVLAGDLAHLNEYTANPPRSEAKAFFEANTGEGHECVFLNSGEHIDVTTGERSASFEPVDPEAKRRYVEEELAPRSFEYESDPMPTVDEFRAYVPLAYENMEGKRARIGYETDTTVLIPLVDGVCLELSIDGSGFDYTTDLDTDDYDDGWVKMEVDPRLLKRLFEGPHRAYWADAKIGSHIGISKEPDIYERGLYNVLGSFHADGAEVQANASHDATAESD encoded by the coding sequence ATGAAAGTCACGTACCTCGAATCAGCGGCCGTGCTGGTCGAGACCGAGGACGTACAGATCCTGTGCGATCCATGGTTACTCGACGGCGCATACTACGGGTCGTGGGCGCACTATCCCGCTCCCGACTTCGAACCGGAGGACTTCGACGACGTGGATTATATCTATGTTTCACACGTCCACCCCGACCACTTCCACCCGCCCACGCTCGAACGGATGGACCGCGACATCCCCGTTCTCATCCACGACTACCGCTGGGATTATCTCAGAGACGCCGTCGAGGACCTCGGGTTCGAGGCCGTCGAGCTCCCCCACGACGAGCGCACTCACCTCGACGGCGACACCCACATCAACGTCCTCGCGGCCGACGGCTGTGACCCGGAACTCTGCGGCAACTTCTTCGGCTGTACGTGGTACGACAGCGAGGCCGACCAGACCGGGTCGACGCAGGTCGACTCGATGGCCGTCATCGACGACGGCGAGCAGACGCTCGTCAACACGAACGACTGCCCCTATCCGATGGCGGAGTCGAGTTGCCGGAAGATAAAGCGGGACTACGGCGACGTCGACATGCTCTGTCACCAGTACAGCGCCGCGCAGTTCTACCCGCAAGCCGTCACTAACTACGACCACGAGGAGAAACTCGCCGAGCGCGACCGCGTCATCCAGGAGAAACACGAGCTGGCCCTGAACTTCATCGACCTGTTCGAGCCGACCTACTACATGCCCTTCGCCGGCGAGTACGTCCTCGCGGGCGACCTCGCACACCTCAACGAGTACACCGCGAACCCGCCGCGAAGCGAGGCCAAGGCGTTCTTCGAGGCCAACACCGGCGAGGGCCACGAGTGCGTCTTCCTCAACTCCGGCGAGCACATCGACGTGACGACCGGCGAGCGGTCGGCCTCGTTCGAGCCGGTCGACCCGGAAGCGAAGCGACGCTACGTCGAGGAGGAACTGGCCCCGCGCTCGTTCGAGTACGAATCGGACCCGATGCCGACCGTCGACGAGTTCCGGGCGTACGTCCCGCTGGCCTACGAGAACATGGAGGGGAAACGCGCCCGAATCGGCTACGAGACTGACACCACCGTTCTGATCCCGCTGGTCGACGGCGTCTGTCTCGAACTGTCGATAGACGGGAGCGGGTTCGACTACACGACCGACCTCGATACCGACGACTACGATGACGGCTGGGTGAAGATGGAGGTCGATCCGCGGCTGCTGAAGCGGCTCTTCGAGGGGCCGCACCGCGCGTACTGGGCCGACGCGAAGATCGGCTCGCACATCGGCATCAGCAAGGAACCGGACATCTACGAGCGCGGCCTCTACAACGTCCTCGGGTCGTTCCACGCCGACGGGGCAGAAGTACAGGCGAACGCGAGCCACGACGCCACCGCCGAGTCCGACTGA
- a CDS encoding CPBP family intramembrane glutamic endopeptidase, whose protein sequence is MAFTPPYVSVADGRTIVTSTVRALAVVAAAFLFAGVFAQLGLSLFGIGSQGALTRSPIAYAVVNALSFVGFIAAGYGFVKLREEDSLVHVRRPTPSDFGWALLGVLGIFLSALLMGVVVDLLSAAVEAVFGTSVETGQNSVITEGRSNPELFLYMIPVALFFVGPAEELVFRGIVQGLFRRSFGLVPGLLLASLLFGIGHFFAISSGSAWTYILVAGALGLVLGAVYEYTESITVPALAHGLWNAGLFALNYYMATTGASLPV, encoded by the coding sequence ATGGCATTCACCCCTCCGTACGTCTCCGTGGCCGACGGCCGGACTATCGTGACGAGCACCGTCCGTGCGCTGGCGGTCGTCGCGGCCGCCTTCCTCTTCGCGGGGGTGTTCGCACAGCTCGGGCTCTCGCTGTTCGGCATCGGGTCACAGGGGGCGCTGACGCGGTCGCCGATCGCCTACGCGGTCGTGAACGCGCTGTCGTTCGTCGGCTTCATCGCGGCCGGCTACGGCTTCGTCAAACTCAGAGAGGAGGACTCGCTCGTTCACGTTCGCAGACCGACGCCGTCTGACTTCGGTTGGGCGCTGCTTGGCGTCCTCGGCATCTTCCTCAGCGCGCTACTGATGGGCGTCGTCGTTGACCTCCTCTCGGCCGCAGTGGAGGCGGTGTTCGGCACGTCCGTCGAGACCGGCCAGAACAGCGTCATCACCGAGGGGCGGAGCAACCCCGAACTGTTCCTCTACATGATTCCCGTCGCGCTGTTCTTCGTCGGCCCGGCGGAGGAACTCGTCTTCCGGGGCATCGTTCAGGGGCTGTTCCGGCGGTCGTTCGGTCTCGTCCCCGGCCTGCTGCTCGCGAGTCTCCTGTTCGGAATCGGTCACTTCTTCGCGATCAGTTCCGGGAGCGCGTGGACGTACATCCTCGTCGCCGGCGCGCTCGGGCTCGTCCTCGGGGCCGTCTACGAGTACACGGAGAGCATCACCGTCCCGGCGCTGGCTCACGGTCTCTGGAACGCCGGGCTGTTCGCGCTCAACTACTACATGGCGACGACCGGGGCCTCGCTCCCGGTGTGA
- a CDS encoding DUF5812 family protein, with amino-acid sequence MTTKEGTFLVTHADEDSATLRDVADSQVLTLSENPGLDAGSVVEATVEPEPPMEVTYAVVEIADERTIPVETVDLAPTTRAKELAAEQSVGEVTTRERAGEGEIHVLTVPEERTDAAAEEVVDDEATRSRAARLGVDRVEVRTAAGVVSVRYLPD; translated from the coding sequence ATGACAACGAAGGAGGGGACGTTCCTGGTCACGCACGCCGACGAGGACTCCGCGACGCTCCGGGACGTGGCCGACTCGCAGGTCCTGACGCTCTCTGAGAACCCCGGGCTGGACGCCGGCTCGGTCGTCGAGGCGACGGTCGAACCGGAGCCGCCGATGGAGGTGACCTACGCCGTGGTCGAGATCGCCGACGAGCGGACGATTCCCGTCGAGACGGTCGACCTCGCACCGACGACGCGAGCGAAAGAGCTCGCGGCCGAGCAGTCCGTCGGCGAGGTGACGACCCGCGAACGGGCCGGCGAGGGCGAGATCCACGTCCTGACCGTCCCCGAGGAGCGAACCGACGCCGCCGCCGAGGAGGTCGTCGACGACGAGGCGACCCGCTCGCGGGCCGCCCGCCTCGGCGTCGACCGGGTCGAAGTTCGCACGGCCGCCGGTGTGGTAAGCGTTCGCTATCTACCGGACTGA
- a CDS encoding DUF5811 family protein, translating into MYGNTSFGGDTEKVTLTPEQRQTLREDLASVAARTRDLLPSEFVVGSEISDGEGGPRATIAVQPPVGSVVSAGYAPEDPESATITSDERDDLAQGIAASAALQVKQVMGDDPTPTAQ; encoded by the coding sequence ATGTACGGAAACACGTCCTTCGGCGGCGACACGGAGAAAGTGACGCTCACGCCAGAGCAACGGCAGACGCTCCGCGAAGACTTAGCGAGCGTCGCCGCCCGGACGCGCGACCTGCTTCCGAGCGAGTTCGTGGTCGGGTCCGAGATAAGCGACGGCGAGGGCGGCCCGCGGGCGACCATCGCGGTCCAGCCGCCGGTCGGCTCCGTCGTCAGCGCGGGCTACGCGCCGGAGGACCCCGAGAGCGCGACGATAACGTCCGACGAACGCGACGACCTCGCCCAGGGCATCGCCGCCTCCGCGGCGCTGCAGGTCAAACAGGTGATGGGCGACGACCCGACGCCGACGGCGCAGTAA
- a CDS encoding PH domain-containing protein, translating into MQIRASREPFQTPERLDARFGAVAGLYAAALLSPALLLVAVQWLQLESGPLALGLLGAVGSVLTALVAWQVMRLGGLVAWFNSTWSAVLVPAIGVIPVFAYHFQAFLYVAFSLTELQPESAASLVGVTGFFLGIAASVLGVVLVQMARSRLMDATVDDGDVDTEWTAGWPPRDRLKLAAATLAVVIPLFGLAVWQLDGWGLMAFSPVCLVVVFATSSIVSKATYRVTPAGLEQRREGRLFVSRHLVPWSQFDGFSASDDAVVLHRPLPHFDVRCKRWDLMTDDEAVLAALDAHLDRRDS; encoded by the coding sequence ATGCAGATTCGCGCCAGCCGCGAGCCGTTCCAGACGCCGGAGCGACTGGACGCGCGCTTTGGGGCAGTAGCTGGCCTCTACGCCGCCGCGTTGCTGTCGCCGGCGCTCCTGCTGGTCGCAGTGCAGTGGCTACAGCTAGAGAGCGGGCCGCTCGCGCTCGGTCTGCTCGGCGCGGTTGGGTCGGTCCTCACCGCTCTCGTCGCGTGGCAGGTCATGCGGTTGGGCGGCCTCGTGGCGTGGTTCAATTCGACGTGGTCGGCGGTGCTCGTTCCCGCCATCGGAGTAATCCCGGTATTCGCGTACCACTTTCAGGCTTTCCTGTACGTCGCCTTTTCGCTCACGGAACTCCAACCAGAGAGCGCGGCCAGTCTCGTCGGCGTCACCGGCTTCTTCTTAGGGATTGCGGCCTCGGTTCTCGGCGTTGTACTCGTCCAGATGGCTCGCTCTCGACTGATGGACGCGACGGTCGACGACGGCGACGTCGATACCGAGTGGACGGCCGGGTGGCCGCCACGGGACAGACTTAAACTTGCGGCCGCTACGCTCGCCGTCGTTATTCCGCTCTTCGGACTGGCCGTCTGGCAACTGGACGGGTGGGGACTGATGGCATTCTCGCCGGTCTGTCTGGTCGTGGTATTCGCCACCTCCAGTATCGTCTCTAAAGCCACGTATCGCGTCACTCCGGCGGGACTGGAACAGCGGCGAGAGGGGAGACTGTTCGTCTCTCGTCACCTCGTCCCGTGGTCGCAGTTCGACGGTTTCAGCGCGAGTGACGACGCAGTCGTCCTCCACCGGCCGCTCCCGCATTTCGACGTTCGCTGTAAGCGCTGGGACCTCATGACCGACGACGAGGCGGTTCTCGCGGCACTGGACGCACATCTCGACCGCCGAGATTCGTAG
- the secF gene encoding protein translocase subunit SecF encodes MVAFEVPEVDYTRYSNRQLVAIPLAVLALALAVIAGWWVLTGAPVTMGIDFTGGSEITVQTSLSQEEIRASFDEPVVSVQGVAGENEQYIVTFESSEMGAIRQTAIDNGQMELRGSGSVSPVFGGQNQQMAVIGMAIAFVGMSLLAFAFFRTFVPSIAIVISAFSDIVIPVAVMNLVGIKLSLGTVAALLMLIGYSVDSDILLNNHVLRRSGGFYESTYRAMRTGVTMTLTSIAAMAVMAVAATLFGIELMASIGLVLVLGLSADLMNTYMLNVTLLRWYKYEGVNR; translated from the coding sequence ATGGTCGCGTTCGAGGTCCCCGAAGTCGATTATACCCGGTACTCGAACCGCCAGTTGGTGGCGATACCGCTGGCGGTGCTGGCGCTGGCCCTCGCGGTCATCGCCGGGTGGTGGGTGCTGACCGGCGCGCCGGTCACGATGGGGATCGACTTCACGGGTGGCTCCGAAATCACGGTTCAGACGTCGCTCTCACAGGAGGAGATCCGCGCCTCGTTCGACGAACCGGTCGTCTCCGTCCAGGGCGTCGCCGGGGAGAACGAGCAGTACATCGTCACGTTCGAGTCCTCCGAGATGGGGGCGATTCGGCAGACTGCGATAGACAACGGGCAGATGGAGCTGCGCGGAAGCGGTTCGGTCTCGCCGGTCTTCGGCGGACAGAACCAGCAGATGGCCGTCATCGGGATGGCCATCGCCTTCGTCGGGATGAGCCTCCTCGCCTTCGCCTTCTTCCGGACGTTCGTCCCGAGCATCGCCATCGTCATCTCGGCGTTCTCCGACATCGTCATCCCCGTCGCGGTGATGAACCTCGTCGGCATCAAGCTCTCGCTGGGCACCGTCGCCGCCCTGCTGATGCTGATCGGATACAGCGTCGACTCGGACATCCTCCTCAATAACCACGTCCTCCGGCGCTCCGGCGGGTTCTACGAGTCGACGTACCGGGCGATGCGGACCGGGGTGACGATGACGCTCACCTCGATCGCCGCGATGGCGGTGATGGCCGTCGCCGCGACGCTGTTCGGCATCGAGCTGATGGCCTCTATCGGGCTCGTCCTCGTCCTCGGACTCTCCGCGGACCTGATGAACACGTACATGCTCAACGTGACGCTGCTTCGCTGGTACAAGTACGAGGGGGTCAACCGATGA
- a CDS encoding NOB1 family endonuclease, giving the protein MYVLDSSAFINEYHTDEQIASIPLVQDELEGEAAFRFDALEGSGMHLHIPEENTVERIERAARETGDLAELSETDVRLVAAAFELDARLVTDDYAMQNVAEKLDVRVEVIAREGISEQRDWLFQCAGCGREFDENHDRCPICGSSLSRKNPA; this is encoded by the coding sequence ATGTACGTCCTCGATTCCTCGGCGTTTATCAACGAGTACCACACCGACGAGCAGATAGCGTCGATTCCGCTCGTCCAGGACGAACTCGAGGGCGAGGCGGCGTTCCGCTTCGACGCCCTCGAAGGGTCGGGAATGCACCTCCACATCCCCGAGGAGAACACCGTCGAGCGCATCGAACGCGCCGCCAGAGAGACGGGCGACCTCGCGGAGCTCTCCGAGACCGACGTCCGTCTCGTCGCCGCCGCCTTCGAACTCGACGCCCGCCTCGTCACCGACGACTACGCCATGCAGAACGTCGCGGAGAAACTGGACGTTCGCGTCGAGGTCATCGCCCGCGAGGGCATCTCCGAACAGCGCGACTGGCTCTTTCAGTGCGCCGGCTGCGGCCGCGAGTTCGACGAGAACCACGACCGCTGTCCGATCTGCGGGAGTTCGCTCTCGCGGAAGAACCCCGCGTAG
- a CDS encoding PRC-barrel domain-containing protein, protein MAEILAENLSGKDVMGTDGTEIGSLYNITMDISSGTLYNLVIDPAESLRNTDFEYTDQGRLLIPVERVKAVKDHMIVNR, encoded by the coding sequence ATGGCCGAGATACTCGCCGAGAACCTCTCGGGGAAGGACGTCATGGGCACCGACGGCACGGAGATCGGGAGCCTGTACAACATCACCATGGACATCTCCTCGGGGACGCTGTACAACCTCGTCATCGATCCCGCCGAGTCGCTTCGCAACACGGACTTCGAGTACACCGACCAGGGTCGCCTCCTGATCCCCGTCGAACGCGTGAAGGCGGTGAAAGACCACATGATCGTCAACCGGTAG
- the infB gene encoding translation initiation factor IF-2 — MSDTDATTETDHSLRTPIVAVLGHVDHGKTSLLDRIRGSAVTAGESGAITQHIGATAVPLSVISEIAGELVDPTDFDLPGLLFIDTPGHHSFSTLRSRGGALADIAILVVDVNDGFQPQTLEAIDILKRTQTPFIVAANKIDTVPGWNPNEDQPVQATMEAQSDRVTSDLNEKLYEIIGELSDNGFSADMYWRVQDFQANIGVVPVSAETGEGVPDLLTVMMGLSQRYMKEEMEIDASGPGVGTVLEVKDTRGFGTTLDAIVYDGTIRADDTIVVGGLHGPIVTDVRALLRPRPLEEIRTEQEFEQVEEVAAADGVKIAAPDLDDAMAGAPIRVVRDRDRDEVVAEVQEELAEIAVTTEDEGVVVKADTLGSLEAISSTLEEEEIPIMRAEVGAVAPRDVRVAETAGEPTHQAILAFSVEVLDDARDLAEQEDVKLFEDDVIYQLIERYDDHVTEIEEAQQEQILENITRPAKFRVLDDHTFRQSDPAVVGVEVLSGELRRNVNVVKWEGNEPTRVGRLKSLQDEGEEVDAARTGERLAASIDGPTVGRQIEEGDDLWVEIPEKHAKILEQELAEDISVDEREALSMYLENHRNRDPFWGK, encoded by the coding sequence ATGTCTGATACCGACGCCACCACAGAGACGGACCACAGCCTCCGGACGCCCATCGTCGCGGTGCTCGGCCACGTCGACCACGGGAAGACGAGCCTGCTCGACCGCATCCGCGGGTCGGCCGTGACGGCGGGCGAATCCGGAGCGATCACGCAACACATCGGGGCCACGGCGGTGCCGCTCTCGGTCATCTCGGAGATCGCGGGCGAACTCGTCGACCCGACGGACTTCGACCTGCCGGGCCTGCTGTTCATCGACACGCCCGGTCACCACTCGTTCTCGACGCTCCGTTCGCGGGGGGGCGCGCTCGCGGACATCGCCATCCTCGTCGTCGACGTCAACGACGGCTTCCAGCCCCAGACGCTGGAAGCCATCGACATTCTGAAACGGACCCAGACGCCGTTCATCGTCGCCGCGAACAAGATAGACACGGTGCCGGGCTGGAACCCCAACGAGGACCAGCCGGTGCAGGCGACGATGGAGGCCCAGTCGGACCGGGTCACCTCGGACCTGAACGAGAAGCTCTACGAGATAATCGGCGAGCTCTCCGATAACGGCTTCTCGGCGGACATGTACTGGCGGGTCCAGGACTTCCAGGCCAACATCGGCGTCGTCCCCGTCTCGGCGGAGACGGGCGAGGGCGTCCCCGACCTGCTGACGGTGATGATGGGGCTCTCCCAACGGTACATGAAGGAGGAGATGGAGATCGACGCGAGCGGTCCCGGCGTCGGAACCGTCCTCGAAGTGAAGGACACCCGCGGGTTCGGGACGACGCTCGACGCCATCGTCTACGACGGTACCATCCGGGCCGACGACACCATCGTCGTCGGCGGTCTCCACGGACCGATCGTCACCGACGTCCGCGCGCTGTTGCGCCCCCGCCCCCTCGAAGAGATCCGGACCGAACAGGAGTTCGAACAGGTCGAGGAGGTCGCCGCCGCCGACGGCGTGAAGATCGCCGCGCCGGACTTGGACGACGCGATGGCCGGCGCGCCCATCCGCGTGGTCCGGGACCGCGACCGGGACGAGGTCGTCGCCGAAGTGCAGGAGGAACTCGCCGAGATAGCGGTCACGACCGAAGACGAGGGCGTCGTTGTCAAGGCCGACACGCTCGGCTCCCTGGAGGCGATCTCCAGTACGCTCGAAGAGGAGGAGATCCCCATCATGCGCGCCGAGGTCGGTGCCGTCGCCCCGCGTGACGTCCGCGTCGCCGAGACGGCCGGCGAGCCGACGCACCAGGCCATCCTCGCGTTCTCCGTCGAGGTGTTAGACGACGCCCGCGACCTCGCCGAACAGGAGGACGTGAAGCTCTTCGAGGACGACGTCATCTACCAGCTCATCGAGCGCTACGACGACCACGTCACCGAGATCGAGGAGGCCCAGCAGGAACAGATCCTCGAGAACATCACGCGCCCGGCGAAGTTCCGCGTCCTCGACGACCACACGTTCCGGCAGTCCGACCCCGCCGTCGTCGGCGTCGAGGTGCTGTCGGGCGAACTCCGCCGCAACGTCAACGTCGTCAAGTGGGAGGGCAACGAGCCGACCCGCGTCGGCCGGCTGAAATCCCTCCAGGACGAGGGCGAGGAGGTCGACGCCGCCCGCACCGGCGAGCGACTCGCCGCCTCCATCGACGGCCCGACGGTCGGCCGCCAGATCGAGGAGGGCGACGACCTCTGGGTCGAGATCCCCGAGAAACACGCCAAGATCCTCGAACAGGAACTCGCCGAGGACATCTCCGTCGACGAGCGGGAGGCGCTGTCGATGTACTTGGAGAACCATCGCAACCGCGACCCCTTCTGGGGGAAGTGA
- a CDS encoding pyruvoyl-dependent arginine decarboxylase — MSTIRVVWGAATGPTALSSYDAALAEAGVHNYNLVTLSSVIPAGPAIEVVETAPDLGPPGEAIEVVQSAATAAPGERAAAGIGWARTADGPGIFYEVDGTDPEAVRAEIREGLAAGRDLREWDFVEETVRVESVAPDDDYASAVVLATYGESHPVV; from the coding sequence ATGAGTACGATCCGGGTCGTCTGGGGGGCGGCGACCGGCCCGACCGCGCTGTCGTCGTACGACGCGGCGCTCGCCGAGGCCGGCGTCCACAACTACAACCTCGTGACCCTCTCGTCGGTCATTCCGGCGGGACCGGCCATCGAGGTGGTCGAGACCGCGCCGGACCTCGGCCCGCCCGGCGAGGCCATCGAGGTCGTCCAGTCGGCGGCCACCGCCGCGCCCGGCGAACGCGCGGCCGCCGGCATCGGCTGGGCGCGCACCGCCGACGGCCCCGGCATCTTCTACGAGGTCGACGGCACCGACCCCGAGGCCGTCCGCGCGGAGATCCGCGAGGGGCTCGCCGCCGGCCGCGACCTCCGCGAGTGGGACTTCGTCGAGGAGACGGTCCGCGTCGAGTCGGTCGCCCCCGACGACGACTACGCCAGCGCGGTGGTGCTCGCCACCTACGGCGAGAGCCACCCGGTCGTATAG